CAGCCAGGGCGTCGGCGTCTTCCTCCTCTGCGCCCAACTCGCGCAGGACGCAGAGGTCTTCCCAGTGGCTGCGCAGATCCTGGTAGGCTTTGACCTTGTCCTTCATGCCAGTCAGTTCCTGCATGGTCTTCTGGGCATGTTCCGTATCGTCCCAGAAGCTAGGTTCCTGGATCATCTGCTCCAGTTCGGCGATGCGTTCCTCTTTGACCGCCAGGTCAAAGTGAATCCCTCAGTTCGTCCAGCCTGGTCTCCAGGAGCCCTAGCTCTCGTTTCACTTCGCTAAACACGGCGATCGTTCCTTTCGCGACGATGATGTCATGTGATTTCGGGTTGGCATTTCAGTAAATCGGGGTGTATTGGCTCCGGTCGCTAAGGGCTGCGCGGCTGTTCGCTTTGGTCGCTGCGCGGGCGCGCCAAACCTCTCGGGTTTTTCTGCATGTCATGGCGCGCTTTTTCCGCTTTGCGACCGGCGCTCACGACGCCGCTCCGCCCAAACCGCTCCCTCCGCCAATACACCCGGATTTACCTTGTTCGATGCAGGGTATGCCATCATAAAGTCGGGATGTACCGTGCCAAATTGGCGCCCGATACATCCCTTCTTTTCATACGTCTTACCCCTTGGCTCCGCAGCACTTCTTGTACTTCTTGCCGCTGCCGCAGGGGCAGGGGTCGTTGCGACCAACGCGAGGCTCTGCCTTGACCGGTTCCTTCGGCAGAGAGTCGTCGGAACGGTTTTCGACGGCGTTTTTGAGCACCGTCTCCTCTTCCGCTTGTACTTCCTGCTTTTCTTCCTCTGCCTGGGCCACCACCACGTTCACCCGGAACATGTAGCGCAGGAATTCCTCTTGGACGCTGGCGATCATCTCCTGGAACATGCTGTAGGCCTCGTATTTGTACTCCACGAGGGGGTCCTTCTGGCCGTAAGCGCGCAGGCCGATGCCTTGGCGCAGGTGGTCCATGGCGTCCAGGTGGTCCATCCAGTGGGAATCGACGACACGCAGGAGGATGATCCGCTCCAGCTCGCGGATCGTTTCCTCGCCCAGTTCCTGCTCCCGCTGGCTGTAGCGTTCCTGGGCCCTTTCCTGGAAGAGGCCGATGACCTCTTCCTTTTCCATCTCGTGAAGGTCTTCCGGTTTGATAGCGCCGGGGATCTGGAAGGTTTCCTCGGCATAGGCGATCATGGCCGGCAGGTCCCAGTTCTCCACGTACTTCTCTTCGCCGGCGAAGCGGTTGACCATGCTCTCCACGAGGGTGTCAATGAAGTCGCCGACGGTGTCGCGCAGGTTTTCTCCGTTGAGGACCTTGCGGCGCTGGTCGTAGATGACCTCCCGCTGCTGGTTCATCACGTCGTCATACTGGAGGACGTGCTTGCGGATGTCGAAGTTGCGCGCCTCCACGCGGCGCTGGGCGTTTTCGATGGCTTTCGTGATCATGCCCGACTCGATGGGCATCGAGTCGTCCATGCCCAGGCGGTCCATCAGCCCCTGGATGTTTTCGGCGCCGAAGAGGCGCATCAGGTCGTCTTCGAGGGAGACGTAGAAGCGGGTCTTGCCGGGGTCGCCCTGGCGGCCGGAACGGCCGCGGAGCTGGTTGTCGATGCGGCGCGCCTCGTGGCGCTCGGTGCCGATGACGTAGAGGCCGCCCCGTTCGCCGACGCCTTCGCCGAGGATGATGTCGGTCCCCCGGCCGGCCATGTTGGTGGCGATGGTGACCATGCCCTGCTGACCGGCGTTTTTGATGATCTCCGCTTCTTTCTCATGGTGTTTGGCATTCAAGACCTGGTGGGGAACGCCACGCCGTTTCAACTTGTCGGAGAGTTGTTCCGACTTTTCGATGGACACGGTGCCGACAAGCACGGGCTGGCCGTGGCGGAAGCATTCAACAATCTCCTCGACGACGGCGTTGAACTTGCCCTCTTCGGTCCGGTAGACCATATCGGCCAGGTCCTGGCGCGCCATGGGCTTGTTCGTGGGGATCTGGACGACATCCATCTTGTAGATCTGCATGAACTCGGGCTCTTCCGTCTTGGCCGTGCCGGTCATGCCGGAGAGCTTGTCGTACATGCGGAAGTAGTTCTGCAAGGTGATGGTGGCCAGCGTCTGCGACTCGTTTTGAATCTCCAGGCCTTCCTTGGCCTCGATGGCCTGGTGCAGACCTTCCGAGTAGCGGCGACCGAACATGAGGCGGCCTGTGAACTCGTCGACGATGATGACCTCGCCGTCTTTGACGACATAGTCGCGGTCGCGCCGCATCAGGCCATGGGCCTTGAGGCCCTGGTTGACATGGTGCGCCCAGTCCAGGGAATCGGCCAGGTTGTCGATGCCGAGCATCTTCTCGACCCGTGTGACGCCCTCGTCGGTCAAGACAACGGAGTGGGCCTTCTCGTCGACCTTGTAATCGATCTCTTTCGTCAACCGCGGCACGATGCGGGCGACGGCGTAATATTTTTCCGTCGGCTTGTCCGCCTGGCCCGAGATGATCAGCGGCGTCCGGGCCTCGTCGATGAGTATCGAGTCCACCTCGTCAACGATAGCGTAGTTCAATTCCCGCTGCACCATGTGATGGGGCTGGATGACCATGTTGTCGCGCAGGTAGTCGAAGCCGAACTCGTTGTTTGTGCCATAGGTGATATCAGAGGCATAAGCCTCGCGGCGCTCGTCAAAGTTGAGACCGTGAACAATGAGGCCCACCTTGAGTCCGAGGAAGCGGTGGATCTGGCCCATCCACTCGGCGTCCCGTTTGGCCAGGTAGTCGTTGACAGTGACCACATGGACGCCGCGACCGGTCAATGCGTTGAGGTAAGAGGGCAGCGTGGCCACCAGCGTCTTGCCTTCACCAGTCCGCATCTCGGCGATGCGCCCGTTGTGCAGGACCATCCCGCCGATCAACTGGACATCGAAGTGACGCATGCCCAGCACGCGCCGGGAGGCTTCCCGGACGGTGGCGAAGGCCTCGGGGAGCAGGTCATCGAGGCTTTCCCCGTTTTCCAGCCGTTGACGAAATTCGACGGTCTTGTGTTGCAGATCGGCGTCGCTGAGCCGCTGCCATTCCGGTTCTATGCTGTTGATCCGGTCGACCGTCTTCTGCATCCGGCGAACATCCCGGGCGTTGTCGTCCAGGAGGTTTTTCAAAAAGCCAAACAAAGAAAATGACCCCTTTCAGGTATCCGATAGGATGGCGCCCCTTAGTCATTCCTCCCAAGGGCAATCCCTATCGGTCAGTTTCCGATTCGCTCGTAAACAGTACTATTGTATCATTCAGAGGTCCGGGGATGCAATGGAAGGCAAATATGCCCATAGAAAAAGGGCGCCCTGCAGGCGCCCCGGTTTCACAATGGCTTTATTCACATTGGCATTCGGGTGTGTTGTCGGCACTGGGATCTGTTCAGGTCGTTTCATTTGGGAGCGGTCAGTCAAACTCCGGTTCGATCAGGCCGTAGTTGCCGTCTTTGCGGAGATAGACCACGTTGACCTGCTCCGTTTCGGCGTTGGAAAAGACGAAGAAGTTGTGACCGATCAGGTTCATCTGCATGATCGCCTCATCGACGGGCATCGGCTTTAAGGCAAATCGTTTCGAACGGACCACCCTGGGCTCTGTGGCGGCGGCGCCGTTCTTTTCGGCGACGAATTCCTTGAACCCTTGCCCTTTCAGGCGCCGGGACAGTTTCGTTTTATAGGCGTCAACCTGTTTTTCCAGCTTTTCAAAGACCAGATCGATGGCAGCGTACATGTCAGGATGGGACTCTTCGGCCCGCAGGATCAGGTCGCCTGCCGGAACGGTCACTTCGACCTTGGCCATGTCCCCTTCAACAGCCAGAGTGGTCCTGGCGCCACCGATGTTGCTAAAATACTTTTCAAGTTTCGACAGGCGCTTGACGACATACTCCTTCAGGGCGTTGGTGACCTCGATGTTTTTGCCACGAACTTGGATGTTCATTCAACATCATCTCCTTCTCGTTGTGGCTGTTCTCACCAGTAATATTCCCCGAACGATGCGGAAATTCCTGCCTGAACATTCAAATTAGCGGCAGGATTATGGGCGACCTTTTTTCAGCCTGCCGATGACCTCGGCGACAACCTCGTCGATCGCGACGGCCCGCCGTCCGATCTCCGCAAAAAAAGCCTCGGCGCGATCCAGATCGTTGCGCACAGCCTGCCCTTCATCGACGGATCCCGTCAACACCAGCGCCTGTTCGATCTGGGAGACGACAGGGCGGAAGGGCAGGCGGAGAAAGGCCATGGCCTTCCCGTCAGACTCCATGTTCCGCTGGATCTTCGCCAGTTGTTCATAGTATGGGAGCAACTGCGCAGAAACATCCCCCGGCCCCTGGGCAATCGCCTGGTACCGACGGACAAGTTCCAAACCCTTCCGGCATTGGACGCCGATTGTCTTCAGGTGACGGGAGAGGCCTTTCAGTTCCCGGACAATGGCGGCGGACGCCTGGGCCATTTCCCCTTTTCCGGCAGTGAACGCCTCGTTTACATCGGCTTCGATGGACTCATGGCAAAGGCTGCCGGCGCCGCTTGCGGCTTGCAGCGATGCGATCACCTCGGCCAGTGCGACGTTTTCCGCGCCCGGAATGCCGATGCCGCCTTCGGTGGCATTGATGTACCGGCGGTCGGGATGACCGGCGATGAACAGGCGGAACCACTCGCGGAAAGCCAGCCAAGTCTCCTGGGTGTAGGTCTTTTCCCCATAGATGTCGGTCATCTCGATCCACTGCTCCGCCTCCGGGTTCACCCGCATGTCCGCAAAAGCAGAGCCGCCGAAGTGAATGGCATTATGGGTGAAGGCGAGATCCTGTCCGACAAAAACGATCGGATCGCAGCCGAGCCGGTAGGCGAGATGTAGGCCGAGGTTTGCGACGGAAGCGCCCACGTTGAGCGTCGCACCCTGCACATCGACACAATTGCTGATCAGGTGAAAGAGTTCTTCCTTGTCCGGGGCGAAAAGGGCGAACCGGCGGCCTCCGCCCCCGTATTGGTCGAGGATCGGCGGGTAGATGGTGGTGTCAAAGACAAGGGGCACATCCCCGTCAGGCAGATCGTCAAAGTGCTGCCGGTTCGTCTCTCCCCCGTCGATGGAAATGACCAGATGGGGACGGATGCCCCGCTTAAGCAGAGCGCGGAGCGTGGGCGCCGTGGCAATCAATAAGCCCTTTTCACCGAATTCGGCCAAGCGGTCGATGTTTTTTTGCAGTGACGGCCCGGCGGCGATGACGACGGCAGGGAGGCCGGCAAAGCGGTGGAAAAGGTGTTTGACCGGCGCCGCCTCCAGGGCGGCCGGCAGGTTGCGCAAGAAATTGAGGGTCCAGATGAGGGCGAAGTGGTTCTCCGTGGCGGCGATGATCTGCTGGGTCTGGAAGAAATCGGTCAGTTGCGTTTTCACCGCTTCGTAATAGTCGTCAAAGAGGCTCGTCAGGTGCTTGAACTCATAGAGTTGGGCCGTCAGCGCCTCCCAAGCCGATATGTTGATCCGGTGCAGGATGGGCGTGATGGATCCGGCGTCCACATCGACGGCGTAGCGGAAACGGGGATCGCCCAGCAGTTCCCGCAGGTCAACCGTCCAAAGGGCCAACCAGAAGATTTCGAGGGAACGCTCCACGACAAGCACCTTCACCCTGGGCGACAGCACCTGTCGCAGCACCTGGAGAGGATAACCGAGACCGAATCCGAAGACAACGAAGACGCTCCCCGGCTCCCCGGCCAGTTCTGTCACCCACTGGCGGGCCTGGCGCTGCGGATCTTCCGGCGAATGCATGTGCAGGCGCTGCCCCTCGACCGTACAACTCAGGGTCAAATCGCCCGAGAGGGCTGGCTCGACAGAGAAAGGCTGGTTGTAGGGCGCCCGGTAACGGGCCATTCGCTCGGCCAAAGGCGGCTGCACCGTCGCCAGCGCCTGCAGGTTGGCCTCAAAAATCCGGTCGTTGAAAAAACGCGTAAAGGCGGGCGGGATAAAGGTCACTGTATCCTCTCTCCTTTGCAACCATGCCGGCCAAGCGTTTCCGATGCCGTGGGTTGGAGATGCAACAAGAGCGCCGGCAACCCGGCGCTCTCATAGCCTTATGCAACTGTGCCCATTACAATACTTTGCTTAAAAAGGCGCGCGTGCGCTCGTTCCGCGCCCCGCCGAACAGTTGATCCGGCGTCCCCTCTTCGACGATGACGCCTTCGTCCATGAAGATGACCCGGTCGCCCACCTCGCGGGCAAAGCCCATTTCATGGGTCACAACGACCATGGTCATCCCCTCGCGGGCCAAATCTTTCATGACGTTGAGCACCTCGCCGACCATCTCCGGATCGAGCGCCGACGTCGGTTCGTCAAAGAGCATGATCTTCGGCCGCATCGCCAAGGCCCGGGCGATGGCGACGCGCTGCTGTTGACCGCCGGAAAGCTGCTCCGGATAGGCCTGCGCCTTTTCCGACAGGCCCACCTTGGCCAGCAGTTCCCGAGCCAGGCGCTCGGCCGCCTCCTTGTCCATCTTGCGCACCTGCACCGGCGCCAGGGTGATGTTCTGCAACACTGTCATATGAGGAAAGAGGTTGAATCGCTGGAAGACCATCCCCACCTCGGCGCGAACCCGGTTGATGTCCGTCTCCTTGTGGGTGAGCGGGATCTCGTCCACGGTGATATGCCCGTCAGTAGGCTCTTCCAGATGGTTGATGCAGCGCAGGAGGGTGCTCTTGCCGGAACCGGAGGGGCCGATGATGCAGACCACTTCCCGTTCCTGCACCTCCATGTCGACGCCGCGAAGCACATGGAGAGAGCCGAACTTTTTATGCAATCCCTTGATTTCGATCATCGCCGGCATCTGCATTCCCCTTGTTGTACGTAGTCATGGCAGCGCAATCATCATGTAACGCGATGTGGCCGCGCACTGCAACGGATTGATGTAACGGTTTGGCGCGACAGCGCACTCAACGGTGCGTTTTTACCGACAGCTTCTCCTCATACCAGGCCACGAGGCGGCTGAAGATCAGGGTCAGGGTCAGGTAAATGGCCGCGACCGGCAACCAGGCCTCCCAGACTCGCGCCGTGGAACCGAGGACCGTCCGTCCCGCCATCGTCAGTTCCGGCAGGGAGATGACCGAAACGAGGGATGAGTCTTTCAGCATGGCGATAAACTCGTTTCCCAGCGGCGGGATGACCCGTCGGAAGGCCTGGGGAAGGATGATATGGCGCATCGCCTGGGCATAGGTCATCCCCAAGGACCGGGAGGCTTCCATCTGCCCCTTGTCGATGGATTGGATGCCGGCGCGGAAGATCTCGGCCACATAGGCGCCTGAGTTGACGCTCAGGGCTATCAGACCCGAGGTCATGGCCGGCAGGGATTGTCCGATGAGCTTCGGCGCCCCTAGGTGGACGATGAAGATCTGCACCAGCAGCGGCGTGCCGCGAATGACGTCCGTGTAAATCGTGGCGAGCCATCGAAGCGGTTTTAGGTGAGAGAGTCTCCCGAGCGCGACAAAGAGGCCGATCACCGTGCCGATCATGACGGAAATGGCGGTGACCTTGACCGTCGTCCACCCGCCCATCAGGAACAGGTCGGCATAATCCTGCACAATCTTCCATTTAAAATCCATGTTTCGAACGGCTCCTCCGAGTATTCTGCGTTGAGAGGCAACAGGTGCTTGGAATCGTGGTGGAAGGCAAAAAGAAAAGGCGCAGCAGGCCATTCGTCCCTGATACGCCTATACTATACACTACCTGACCGGTTCAGCCAACCAATTTCTATCGAAAAGTAATCCTTTCGACGGATTCCAAAAATTACTTGCCGGTGAGGTACTTTTCGGAGATTTGTTTGATAGTGCCGTTCTTCTCCAGCTTATCCAGCGCATCGTTGACTTGTTTCAGCAGTTCACCCTCGCCTTTGCGAACGGCGATCCCGTAATCTTCTTTCTCAAAGCTCGTGTCGTCGATCAAGGTCATTTTGGCGCTGGGGTTGTTTTTCAGGAAGTGCTGCACGACAGGCTTGTCAGCCACGACGACATCGACGTCGCCGTTGTTCAGCATGTTCATGGCC
Above is a window of Heliomicrobium undosum DNA encoding:
- the secA gene encoding preprotein translocase subunit SecA; protein product: MQKTVDRINSIEPEWQRLSDADLQHKTVEFRQRLENGESLDDLLPEAFATVREASRRVLGMRHFDVQLIGGMVLHNGRIAEMRTGEGKTLVATLPSYLNALTGRGVHVVTVNDYLAKRDAEWMGQIHRFLGLKVGLIVHGLNFDERREAYASDITYGTNNEFGFDYLRDNMVIQPHHMVQRELNYAIVDEVDSILIDEARTPLIISGQADKPTEKYYAVARIVPRLTKEIDYKVDEKAHSVVLTDEGVTRVEKMLGIDNLADSLDWAHHVNQGLKAHGLMRRDRDYVVKDGEVIIVDEFTGRLMFGRRYSEGLHQAIEAKEGLEIQNESQTLATITLQNYFRMYDKLSGMTGTAKTEEPEFMQIYKMDVVQIPTNKPMARQDLADMVYRTEEGKFNAVVEEIVECFRHGQPVLVGTVSIEKSEQLSDKLKRRGVPHQVLNAKHHEKEAEIIKNAGQQGMVTIATNMAGRGTDIILGEGVGERGGLYVIGTERHEARRIDNQLRGRSGRQGDPGKTRFYVSLEDDLMRLFGAENIQGLMDRLGMDDSMPIESGMITKAIENAQRRVEARNFDIRKHVLQYDDVMNQQREVIYDQRRKVLNGENLRDTVGDFIDTLVESMVNRFAGEEKYVENWDLPAMIAYAEETFQIPGAIKPEDLHEMEKEEVIGLFQERAQERYSQREQELGEETIRELERIILLRVVDSHWMDHLDAMDHLRQGIGLRAYGQKDPLVEYKYEAYSMFQEMIASVQEEFLRYMFRVNVVVAQAEEEKQEVQAEEETVLKNAVENRSDDSLPKEPVKAEPRVGRNDPCPCGSGKKYKKCCGAKG
- the hpf gene encoding ribosome hibernation-promoting factor, HPF/YfiA family; the protein is MNIQVRGKNIEVTNALKEYVVKRLSKLEKYFSNIGGARTTLAVEGDMAKVEVTVPAGDLILRAEESHPDMYAAIDLVFEKLEKQVDAYKTKLSRRLKGQGFKEFVAEKNGAAATEPRVVRSKRFALKPMPVDEAIMQMNLIGHNFFVFSNAETEQVNVVYLRKDGNYGLIEPEFD
- a CDS encoding motility associated factor glycosyltransferase family protein is translated as MTFIPPAFTRFFNDRIFEANLQALATVQPPLAERMARYRAPYNQPFSVEPALSGDLTLSCTVEGQRLHMHSPEDPQRQARQWVTELAGEPGSVFVVFGFGLGYPLQVLRQVLSPRVKVLVVERSLEIFWLALWTVDLRELLGDPRFRYAVDVDAGSITPILHRINISAWEALTAQLYEFKHLTSLFDDYYEAVKTQLTDFFQTQQIIAATENHFALIWTLNFLRNLPAALEAAPVKHLFHRFAGLPAVVIAAGPSLQKNIDRLAEFGEKGLLIATAPTLRALLKRGIRPHLVISIDGGETNRQHFDDLPDGDVPLVFDTTIYPPILDQYGGGGRRFALFAPDKEELFHLISNCVDVQGATLNVGASVANLGLHLAYRLGCDPIVFVGQDLAFTHNAIHFGGSAFADMRVNPEAEQWIEMTDIYGEKTYTQETWLAFREWFRLFIAGHPDRRYINATEGGIGIPGAENVALAEVIASLQAASGAGSLCHESIEADVNEAFTAGKGEMAQASAAIVRELKGLSRHLKTIGVQCRKGLELVRRYQAIAQGPGDVSAQLLPYYEQLAKIQRNMESDGKAMAFLRLPFRPVVSQIEQALVLTGSVDEGQAVRNDLDRAEAFFAEIGRRAVAIDEVVAEVIGRLKKGRP
- a CDS encoding amino acid ABC transporter ATP-binding protein; its protein translation is MIEIKGLHKKFGSLHVLRGVDMEVQEREVVCIIGPSGSGKSTLLRCINHLEEPTDGHITVDEIPLTHKETDINRVRAEVGMVFQRFNLFPHMTVLQNITLAPVQVRKMDKEAAERLARELLAKVGLSEKAQAYPEQLSGGQQQRVAIARALAMRPKIMLFDEPTSALDPEMVGEVLNVMKDLAREGMTMVVVTHEMGFAREVGDRVIFMDEGVIVEEGTPDQLFGGARNERTRAFLSKVL
- a CDS encoding amino acid ABC transporter permease, coding for MDFKWKIVQDYADLFLMGGWTTVKVTAISVMIGTVIGLFVALGRLSHLKPLRWLATIYTDVIRGTPLLVQIFIVHLGAPKLIGQSLPAMTSGLIALSVNSGAYVAEIFRAGIQSIDKGQMEASRSLGMTYAQAMRHIILPQAFRRVIPPLGNEFIAMLKDSSLVSVISLPELTMAGRTVLGSTARVWEAWLPVAAIYLTLTLIFSRLVAWYEEKLSVKTHR